The Cydia pomonella isolate Wapato2018A chromosome 20, ilCydPomo1, whole genome shotgun sequence genome contains a region encoding:
- the LOC133528761 gene encoding tachykinin-like peptides receptor 86C, with translation MVYCYYCICNLLWNTRVIGERIDAQCKIQEDRKRMIKMLIFVVSSFAAGWLPFHVYFLVEGFWPWVKLYKHSRIIYICLYWLAMLNSTLNPLIYFWFLPNFRRHFNQILTCFFRIFPGSHKRHGKVGINQLDRYDNSRAIAASRKNGLSNGTTMDTFVSHSQKPSLDALADGSVDDAQQICETDA, from the exons ATGGTTTACTGTTATTACTGCATCTGCAATTTGCTATGGAACACCAGAGTTATTGGTGAACGTATAGATGCACAGTGTAAAATACAGGAGGATCGTAAAAGG ATGATCAAAATGCTGATATTCGTGGTATCATCATTTGCGGCTGGCTGGCTTCCTTTCCATGTTTACTTCTTAGTTGAAGGGTTCTGGCCTTGGGTGAAGCTCTACAAACACTCGCGAATCATCTACATCTGTCTTTACTGGCTGGCCATGCTGAATTCAACGCTGAACCCTTTGATTTACTTCTGGTTTTTACCCAA TTTCAGACGACACTTCAATCAAATCTTAACATGCTTCTTTAGAATCTTCCCGGGCAGCCACAAAAGGCATGGGAAAGTCGGGATTAACCAGCTGGACCGTTACGACAACTCCAGGGCAATCGCGGCCAGTCGGAAGAATGGGCTAA GTAACGGGACAACTATGGATACCTTCGTGTCGCACTCTCAAAAACCTTCGTTGGATGCATTGGCAGACGGATCAGTTGACGACGCGCAGCAGATTTGCGAGACTGATGCGTGA
- the LOC133528762 gene encoding uncharacterized protein LOC133528762 yields MAFYGKNYKKTKFENIDELLEAHNAPDKVRGLIKSTDSISRFEKNADGSVQYIVSKDGQEHFNQKMTPGVEVDFTTPDGIKTKVSCQINDDSVQTVMTFPDGGKLHMDRVFEGNTMKHIIYKEGTDLKGTIFYEQV; encoded by the exons ATGGCGTTCTACGGGAAAAACTACAAGAAAACCAAGTTTGAAAATATTGATGAGCTCTTGGAGGCACATA ACGCCCCCGACAAAGTCCGTGGCTTAATCAAGAGCACCGACAGTATCTCCCGTTTCGAGAAAAACGCCGACGGCTCCGTTCAGTACATCGTCTCCAAAGATGGCCAGGAACACTTCAACCAGAAGATGACTCCAGGCGTAGAGGTCGACTTCACGACTCCCGATGGCATCAAGACTAAAGTCAGCTGTCAGATCAACGATGATAGTGTGCAGACTGTTATGACTTTCCCTGATGGCGGTAAACTTCATATGGACAGGGTGTTTGAAGGCAATACCATGAAGCAT ATCATTTATAAAGAAGGTACCGACCTAAAAGGTACTATCTTCTACGAGCAGGTTTGA
- the LOC133528904 gene encoding uncharacterized protein LOC133528904: MAQSALSEISRLKIPINKGDTPFLSWEDSMLTLVSEKTVTIFKLTHNVQCMDKKIDWNITDILCPKTSPATSLFSKKMMKQNNIKNIDYIQMMLDPALWPHNVQLMEELASVVSIQWSSPNFVHNNERVIAVLNNIGNVEVFAPASCGYSSLLNISSTIESQYKNTSEGSLPHEVAEVKKIADALETCACCWGAQYNDAFNFVTAQKNGDIHFWKLQSANGEISIEKLIVEHSDAGEIVTMQWIPISNVVFLLVLANILGQLYVYKYQWENNCPKLINRGCPWPHKDRMAVRHLKYRVVNDRIMLICNKHRHLLVLLIDDTCNKVSEYVNNLNDYKITVISESNKHFYIGTINCTIYKVDIMLTDGTLNVNVEEKTFKENFTNHDLCGLGFSKNSVICALAVLNRKILFRKENVALDVIFLCEEENYGRELTLLLQNPTQKLTDYWDCLELLRCKVLRLKTLPAIGYSQLYLNQNIYENKLYLIILNYYHTLENLLKNNSTGCLPETSLEVTKEWIFALHAKSMISEFADICRKKQNSDVLTDLDTQTYSCAKKYIKYYCDKYKKNLAELVPSGFDNTKDFDIICQCCDETLKGFSCSKGHINMFCGLTLTPIESSDYLSCSACGLIARKELEPENPMCLFCDLHLNTYFLPT; encoded by the coding sequence ATGGCACAATCCGCTTTAAGTGAAATATCGCGATTGAAAATTCCCATCAATAAAGGTGATACGCCTTTTTTAAGCTGGGAAGATTCTATGTTAACCTTAGTTTCTGAAAAAACTGTTACTATTTTCAAGTTAACGCACAATGTTCAATGCATGGATAAGAAAATTGATTGGAATATAACCGACATCCTGTGCCCAAAGACAAGCCCGGCTACTAGCTTGTTTTCCAAGAAAATGATGAAGCAAAATAACATTAAGAATATAGACTATATACAAATGATGCTGGACCCAGCATTGTGGCCACACAACGTCCAACTGATGGAGGAGTTAGCTAGCGTGGTATCTATTCAGTGGTCATCACCAAATTTTGTGCATAACAATGAAAGAGTTATTGCAGTTTTGAATAATATTGGGAATGTTGAGGTTTTTGCACCTGCCAGCTGTGGTTACTCCAGTCTTCTCAATATCTCATCTACAATTGAGAgccaatataaaaatacttccGAAGGAAGCTTACCTCATGAAGTGGCAGAAGTGAAAAAAATAGCAGATGCATTAGAAACATGTGCATGTTGTTGGGGTGCTCAATACAATGACGCATTTAATTTTGTCACAGCACAGAAAAATGGTGATATACATTTCTGGAAACTTCAAAGTGCTAATGGAGAAATAagtattgaaaaattaattgtgGAACATAGTGATGCGGGTGAAATTGTAACTATGCAATGGATCCCAATATCAAATGTTGTATTTCTGTTAGTGTTAGCAAATATATTGGGGCAGTTGTATGTGTATAAATATCAATGGGAGAATAATTGTCCCAAATTAATTAACCGTGGCTGCCCATGGCCACATAAGGACCGAATGGCCGTAAGGCACCTCAAATACAGAGTTGTTAATGATAGAATAATGTTAATCTGCAATAAACATAGACATTTACTTGTCCTTCTAATAGATGATACTTGTAATAAAGTATCAGAGTATGTAAACAACCtaaatgattataaaattacagttatctctgaaagtaacaaacatttctACATCGGTACAATAAACTGTACAATATACAAAGTTGATATCATGCTTACAGATGGAACACTAAATGTGAATGTGGAAGAGAAAacatttaaagaaaattttacTAATCATGACTTATGCGGACTTGGATTTTCCAAAAACAGTGTTATATGTGCTTTAGCTGTTCTTAACAGAAAGATATTGTTTAGAAAAGAGAATGTAGCACTAGATGTCATTTTCCTTTGTGAAGAAGAAAATTATGGAAGAGAATTAACTTTGCTTCTTCAGAACCCCACacaaaagttgacagattattGGGATTGCTTAGAACTACTAAGATGCAAAGTTTTGAGACTAAAAACACTGCCTGCTATAGGCTATAGTCAACTTTACTTAAATCAGAACATCTATGAGAATaagttgtatttaattattttgaattattaccaTACTTTAGAAAACCTTCTTAAGAATAACTCAACAGGCTGTCTTCCGGAGACATCTCTAGAGGTAACAAAGGAGTGGATTTTTGCTTTACATGCAAAAAGTATGATTTCAGAATTTGCAGATATTTgcagaaaaaaacaaaacagtgaCGTTTTGACAGATTTAGATACACAAACATACTCGTGTGCCAAGAAATATATCAAGTATTATTGTGACAAGTATAAGAAAAACCTTGCTGAGTTGGTGCCTTCAGGTTTTGATAATACCAAAGACTTTGACATCATCTGCCAATGTTGTGATGAGACCCTTAAAGGGTTCTCATGTTCAAAAGGccatataaatatgttttgtgGCTTGACCCTGACTCCGATAGAATCCAGTGACTACCTTAGTTGTTCTGCTTGTGGTCTTATCGCAAGGAAAGAACTGGAACCAGAAAATCCAATGTGTTTGTTTTGTGACCTAcatttaaatacttactttttaccaacttaa